ATCAAATGGGGTAGGTGTTTGGCAGTTTCAACGAGTCTTAATGCTTTCATTATGTCTTGTATTTGTTGAAGTTGACTCATCTTATTTTACCTCCATTAACACCGTGTAAGAATCTACTTTTCTTTTGTGTGCATCTGTTTCTAAAACCCATTCAGACAGCTTGTTCAAAGGTTTGATTTCTATTTTGTTTTCTATAACTGTTTCATTTATCTGGCGTTGACGTTTCACATATGCAACGATATCGCTAAAATCTGTTGCACTAAATAGTTTCCTTTTTACGCACTCTGCTAACGCCTTGGTTAGTACTTCGCTATTGCTTTCTTTTGCTTCACGCAAGATAATTTGCAGTTGGTCTTTAATGTAACGAGGATTTTTCTCTCTAACCTTCTCTAAATATTGATAGGCTCGTTCTTTATCTTCAAATTCCTCGGCCACTGTGCTAATATATGCTTCGACTCCTTTTGTACGGTCTCTACTATGTTTTCTATCTTTTACTAATTGGCCTTTGCCATTTGGAATCATATGTTTTGCAATGATTTCGCCAGTATCAGGGATATAAATAATCAGTTCTTTATTCTCCGTTTCCTTGATACATACTTTATCCAATTTGTTGTATGTGCCAAGTGGAAGAGAGTACCGATTTGAACCGAAACGAATTGTATTGTCCTTATGGACACACCTTGCTATACTTGTATCATAGTTATTTTGAATATCTATTTTTTTGGAGACCGGCTTTAAGTGTTGCTTTTCGAGGAGAAACACTTCAAACGGTCTTTTTTTTGTTGTGTTGTGTACCTTAAAGTTCCCAGTTCTGTTTAGCCATTCCCAACCTTGTTCGTTCCAGGAATCAATGTTATGGAATACTCTATGTTTGGCAAAGTTTTGTTTTATGAATCCTACAACATTTTCTATTCTTCCTTTACTTTCTGGGTCAGCTTTGCGACAAACACGAAGGTTCAAACCCCTAGATTCCCTATAATTTTGAAACTCTTTTGTTAAAATTAAATCTCCACCATTTTCACTAACTACAATTAAACTATCTTGATCATACACAATCTCATTGGTCATTCCACCGTACCACTTGAATGCATTCTCATGCGCTCTAATTACATCCTGTGTTGTAAAAGGTCTATCCAACCACTCTTTATATTTTTGTCTAGAGTGGGAGAGGACAAAGGCTATAAAGGTTAGCTTAATCTCCTTATTATCAGCTGTCTGTTGCCTTGTATGTCCGAAGTCTACCTGCATTTGTTCGCCCATCGGGGGATCGGGGATTGCCTCATACATTCGAGGAGACGTTTCTTTTTTTATCTGGTATTCTTCTCTAAGATCCTTTACATAACTTCTAACTGTACTCTCCCCAATATTTATATCTTCATATTTCTCCAGAAGCCAATCATACACTTGTGCAGCTGACATATCCGGATGCATCCTCAACCAAGATAGTATCAGCTCTTTATTGGGATCTAGTATTCTCTTTTTATTCTTAAGAGATTCTACCCAATCAGCCATCTCCGAAGGTGATTTCTTCAAATGTCTGTAAACTGTTGACCTTGAAATCCCTAACTTTTCAGCTATTTTAGTTTGACTAAATCCTTGTTTTAATAATTGTCTTATTTCCATGTACATTTCCCACTTATCCACCTTTTCTGACCCCCACTGTAAGTAATGAAACTATTATTCATTTTACAGGGGAGGAGTAATATTCATTGCTGGTATATTTGGGTAAATAAGTGTTTCATCAAATCAAGCAAAACTTGTATACTTTATTCTAGCAGTCACAGGAATGTCATCTCATTTAGTTTAATAGCCCCTATTGCAAAGGGAGTATGTTATTTTTTCGCAGTTTATTTATTCATAAACACAATCATGAATGCTTTTTCAAAAAGCAATAAGGAAAAGATTGTAATGACACCATTATCATTTATCACAGCTATTTGTTTTTTGATTACTGCGTTGAATGGTTAATTTGAACATTATTTATTCAGTTATTTGGGTTCTTAATTTAAGGAGCGATTATAAGCCAACATTGATTTGCTGGCTTTTTTTGTTGTTCATTCGGGATATTGCACGTATAAATAACATTTAAAACCTATTTCATTTTAAATCGTAAATTTAATGAGAACTAGTAATTATTCACAATGACTGGAATATTCATCCTCACTGACTACTCCTTCTTGTACTTCAATATCAGAGATAGTATCTTATCCTCCGTCTTTTTTTCATAAAATCGCCACATCCTTTTG
This genomic stretch from Metabacillus sp. B2-18 harbors:
- the istA gene encoding IS21 family transposase, whose product is MDKWEMYMEIRQLLKQGFSQTKIAEKLGISRSTVYRHLKKSPSEMADWVESLKNKKRILDPNKELILSWLRMHPDMSAAQVYDWLLEKYEDINIGESTVRSYVKDLREEYQIKKETSPRMYEAIPDPPMGEQMQVDFGHTRQQTADNKEIKLTFIAFVLSHSRQKYKEWLDRPFTTQDVIRAHENAFKWYGGMTNEIVYDQDSLIVVSENGGDLILTKEFQNYRESRGLNLRVCRKADPESKGRIENVVGFIKQNFAKHRVFHNIDSWNEQGWEWLNRTGNFKVHNTTKKRPFEVFLLEKQHLKPVSKKIDIQNNYDTSIARCVHKDNTIRFGSNRYSLPLGTYNKLDKVCIKETENKELIIYIPDTGEIIAKHMIPNGKGQLVKDRKHSRDRTKGVEAYISTVAEEFEDKERAYQYLEKVREKNPRYIKDQLQIILREAKESNSEVLTKALAECVKRKLFSATDFSDIVAYVKRQRQINETVIENKIEIKPLNKLSEWVLETDAHKRKVDSYTVLMEVK